The genomic stretch GGGGGGGGGGGGGGGGGGGGGGTACAGCGGGGGGGGGGGGGGGGGCGGGGGGATGGCACGTGTGTGGGCTGACCGGCTGGTTTGGTCCAGCTCCGGGGGGGGATCGACAGGATTGTCTCAACGCCATGGTGCGCGCCATCGCCCACCGGGGGCCGGATGGGCGGGGAGTCTATCATCAACCGCTGTGCGCTCTGGGGCATGTGCGCCTGGCGATCATCGATCCGGACTCCGGGCATCAACCCATGAGTGACCCCGATGGACGGGGGGTGATCGCTTATAATGGCGAGGCCTATAATTTTCCGGCGCTTCGGGAGGAGCTGCTGAAAAAAGGCTTTTCCTTCCGCTCCCGCACCGATACCGAAACAGTCCTGGCGCTGCATTTGGAGCAGGGAATTCAGGGGGTGGCGCGGCTTTCGGGGATGTTTGCCTATGCTTTGTGGGAGCCCCGCGCCCGGCGGGGATGGCTGGTGCGGGATCGTCAGGGCATCAAGCCCCTCTTTTATCGCCTCGAAGGGGAGCGGCTGCTCTTCGCTTCGGAGGCCAAATCCCTTCTTCCGGCTCTGGGTGAAAAGCCCAGCCTGGATCTGGATGCGTTACACCTCCTGCTCAACTTTCGCTATCTCCCGGGGGATCGGACGCTCTTTTCCGGTATTTTTCAGCTGCCGCCAGGAGGGGTGATCTGCTGGGAGAACGGGCAGGTACATTTTGGCTCCCTGGACTCCTTTGCAGCTGGGGATTCTGAGGAGGGGGGAGGCGCAACGGGGGCAGCTCCTGATATCGAAGAGGTGCGGGAATTATTAACCCGGGCGGTGGAGCGCCATCTGATTGCGGATGTGGATGTGGGGGCTTACCTCTCCGGCGGGCTCGACTCCTCCACCCTGGCGGCGCTGGTTCGCAAAAAACAACCCGCGCGCCATTTTCCCACCTTCACGATTGAGGCCGGGGATCGGCCGGAAGAAGCGGACGAAGCGGCCCGAACGGCCCACATTTTGGATATTCCCAACCACCGCCAAGGAATGCCGGCGGATTTGGGAAAATGGCTGGGGCCGCTGATCTGGCATCTGGAAACTCCCAAGGTCAATGCCTTCCAGGCCGCTGCGGTCGCCCGTCTGGCCAGCCGTCACGTGAAGGTGGCCTTTTCCGGTTTGGGGGGGGATGAGCTTTTTATGGGCTATCACGCCCACCGATTCATGCGCTACCTGGAGCCTTTGGGCGCTGGGTGGGCGTTGCCCCTGCGGGGGGTGGCCGCGGGTATGGGGGGGATGGCCGCTCAGGGGGTTGGCGGCTGGCTGCCCCTGCCCTGGGAGGAGTCAGTCCGGGGGCTTCAAATGTTGGGAGCCGCTGGAACCCCTCGCTCTTACGGTATTTTTCGTAATATTTGGGA from Magnetococcales bacterium encodes the following:
- the asnB gene encoding asparagine synthase (glutamine-hydrolyzing), translating into GGGGGGGTAGGGGGAGGWHVCGLTGWFGPAPGGDRQDCLNAMVRAIAHRGPDGRGVYHQPLCALGHVRLAIIDPDSGHQPMSDPDGRGVIAYNGEAYNFPALREELLKKGFSFRSRTDTETVLALHLEQGIQGVARLSGMFAYALWEPRARRGWLVRDRQGIKPLFYRLEGERLLFASEAKSLLPALGEKPSLDLDALHLLLNFRYLPGDRTLFSGIFQLPPGGVICWENGQVHFGSLDSFAAGDSEEGGGATGAAPDIEEVRELLTRAVERHLIADVDVGAYLSGGLDSSTLAALVRKKQPARHFPTFTIEAGDRPEEADEAARTAHILDIPNHRQGMPADLGKWLGPLIWHLETPKVNAFQAAAVARLASRHVKVAFSGLGGDELFMGYHAHRFMRYLEPLGAGWALPLRGVAAGMGGMAAQGVGGWLPLPWEESVRGLQMLGAAGTPRSYGIFRNIWESDKARRRLYGTRLLDENPVDAWGELERLWPDSGEGFMGQALAFENQNKLVNDFLWQEDRVSMAFGLESRTPFLDESLWQRLAGVPREQLMPGGRLKGWMREIVSPWLTPEILHRPKSGFQVNAARFFTSHLRPLADQYLSPERLAADGLFNPEFIRQILATPPDRRLRWHYFLLYLMIGVGVWVDLFEKGEQATWR